The proteins below are encoded in one region of Streptomyces sp. NBC_00490:
- a CDS encoding LLM class F420-dependent oxidoreductase translates to MQLGINLGYWGAGMDADNLAVAQEADRLGYAVCWAAEAYGSDAATVLSWVAAQTERIDVGSAIFQIPARQPAMTAMTAATLDSLSGGRFRLGLGVSGPQVSEGWYGVKFDKPLARTREYVEIVRKAMTRERLSFEGEHWTLPLPGGPGKPLKLTVHPEREHIPLYIAAIGPKNLEQTGEIADGALLIFPSAEHLEETTLKHLRAGRAKAGKTLDGFDVHPTLPLALGEDKDVATLADTFRPYTALYVGGMGSAKQNFYNQLAQRMGYEAAAAEVQEKYLSGDKQGAAAAIPHDLIDKTALLGSVDRIADRMKEYAAAGVTTLSLAPAGFTLDERITALRAGSEALERAGLA, encoded by the coding sequence ATGCAGCTCGGCATCAACCTCGGCTACTGGGGCGCCGGAATGGACGCGGACAATCTCGCCGTCGCCCAGGAGGCCGACCGACTCGGGTACGCCGTGTGCTGGGCCGCCGAGGCCTACGGCTCCGACGCGGCCACCGTGCTCAGCTGGGTCGCGGCGCAGACCGAGCGCATCGACGTCGGCTCGGCCATCTTCCAGATCCCGGCCCGCCAGCCGGCGATGACCGCGATGACCGCCGCCACCCTCGACTCGCTCTCCGGCGGCCGCTTCCGCCTCGGCCTCGGCGTCTCCGGACCGCAGGTCTCCGAGGGCTGGTACGGCGTCAAGTTCGACAAGCCGCTGGCACGCACGCGTGAGTACGTCGAGATCGTCCGCAAGGCGATGACGCGCGAGCGTCTGTCCTTCGAAGGGGAGCACTGGACGCTGCCGCTGCCCGGCGGCCCCGGCAAGCCGCTCAAGCTGACCGTGCACCCGGAGCGCGAGCACATCCCGCTGTACATCGCCGCGATCGGACCCAAGAACCTGGAGCAGACCGGCGAGATCGCAGACGGCGCGCTCCTCATCTTCCCGTCCGCCGAGCACCTCGAGGAGACGACGCTCAAGCACCTGCGCGCGGGACGCGCGAAGGCGGGCAAGACCCTCGACGGGTTCGACGTCCACCCGACGCTCCCGCTCGCCCTCGGCGAGGACAAGGACGTGGCCACCCTCGCCGACACCTTCCGCCCCTACACCGCGCTGTACGTCGGCGGCATGGGCAGTGCCAAGCAGAACTTCTACAACCAGCTCGCCCAGCGCATGGGATACGAGGCGGCCGCCGCCGAGGTCCAGGAGAAGTACCTGTCCGGCGACAAGCAGGGCGCCGCGGCGGCCATCCCGCACGACCTGATCGACAAGACGGCGCTGCTCGGCTCCGTGGACCGCATCGCGGACCGGATGAAGGAGTACGCGGCGGCGGGCGTCACCACGCTGAGCCTCGCCCCCGCCGGCTTCACGCTCGACGAGCGGATCACCGCGCTGCGGGCCGGGTCCGAGGCCCTGGAGCGGGCCGGACTCGCGTAA
- a CDS encoding aldo/keto reductase translates to MEQRHLGRTGLRVSRIGLGTLTWGRDTDEHDAADLLKTFWEAGGSLVDTADVYGDGESEYLLGRLIEGLIPRRDLVISTKAGSVPDPDRRFDGSRGHLLSALDASLSRLGTDYVDVWQVHAYDPDTPLEETLQALDLAVSSGRARYAGVSNFCGWQLAKAATWQLAAPGTRTRLAATQLEYSLLQRGIEREVLPAALDLGIGLLPSSPLGRGVLTGKYRNATPADSRGASDHFAPFVAPYLDDTARHIVDAVQTAADGLAVTPLQVALAWVRDRPGVTAPIVGARNAQQLTAALSVEALSLPDEICRALDDVSAPVHRYPDHDWSTL, encoded by the coding sequence ATGGAGCAGAGGCATCTCGGCCGCACCGGCCTGCGTGTGTCCCGCATCGGGCTCGGAACCCTCACGTGGGGCAGGGACACCGACGAGCACGACGCCGCGGACCTCTTGAAGACGTTCTGGGAAGCGGGCGGGAGCCTCGTCGACACCGCGGACGTGTACGGCGACGGGGAGTCCGAGTATCTGCTCGGACGCCTCATAGAAGGGCTGATCCCGCGCCGGGATCTGGTCATCTCCACCAAGGCGGGCAGCGTGCCCGACCCGGACCGGCGCTTCGACGGCTCGCGCGGCCATCTGCTCTCCGCGCTGGACGCCTCGCTGTCCCGGCTCGGCACGGACTACGTCGACGTGTGGCAGGTCCACGCCTACGACCCGGACACCCCGCTGGAGGAGACCCTCCAGGCGCTCGACCTCGCGGTCAGCAGCGGCCGCGCGCGGTACGCCGGGGTCTCCAACTTCTGCGGCTGGCAGCTCGCCAAGGCCGCGACCTGGCAGCTGGCGGCCCCGGGCACCCGGACCCGGCTGGCCGCGACACAACTGGAGTACTCGCTGCTCCAGCGGGGCATCGAGCGCGAGGTGCTGCCCGCCGCGCTGGACCTGGGCATCGGACTGCTCCCGTCGTCCCCGCTGGGCCGCGGGGTGCTGACGGGCAAGTACCGCAACGCCACGCCGGCCGACTCGCGGGGCGCCTCGGACCACTTCGCCCCCTTCGTCGCGCCGTACCTCGACGACACGGCCCGGCACATCGTGGACGCCGTGCAGACCGCCGCCGACGGGCTCGCGGTGACCCCGCTCCAGGTGGCCCTCGCCTGGGTCCGCGACCGGCCCGGCGTGACCGCGCCGATCGTCGGCGCGCGCAACGCGCAGCAGCTCACGGCGGCATTGTCAGTGGAGGCCCTTAGTCTTCCTGACGAGATCTGCCGGGCGCTCGACGATGTGTCGGCGCCCGTGCACCGCTATCCCGATCACGACTGGAGCACGCTGTGA